The proteins below are encoded in one region of Leishmania infantum JPCM5 genome chromosome 16:
- a CDS encoding putative 60S ribosomal protein L39: MGRFKPLAVKKKYAKKMNQNKPVPYWIRLRTGNRIKWNEKRRHWRRTKLNY, from the coding sequence ATGGGCCGCTTCAAGCCCCTTGCTGTGAAGAAGAAGTACGCGAAGAAGATGAACCAGAACAAGCCGGTGCCGTACTGGATTCGCCTTCGCACGGGCAACCGCATCAAGTGGAACGAGaagcgccgccactggcgcCGCACGAAGCTAAACTACTAA
- a CDS encoding coatomer delta subunit-like protein codes for MTVISAGVVNKQGRIVLARQFTDISRVRIEGLLSAFPRLLESSMSKQVTYIDAGTVRYVYQPIEELFLVLVTTTKSNIVEDLATLHLMGRLIPEYVPEGITEASLEAHSFEVFFALDEVVVCGKRENSTVEQIRVYLEMDSYEERMALEEKQRQMAEAKKITAEHARKMRERRMAGGGPTGGVYGGISSDDPNYGGFGSSSAAGGNMSLYTGGGGGMETAYPAPSATISSHTSAPLKMAAAPRSGMCLGKARKTDISSKIQKEMGITASQAPDAFGGASDPVAMGHNAVELPVAMVPQEAVNITVEEKMSATLQREGEPTPIDIKGELTVLVADPQQDHIKLMLAPVSDAFTFRAHAKVNKTLFASDQVLAMADGKPFPVQQPVTILRWRLSNSSVTAPINFTCWPESSSITIEYELADPNTRPLQPVRLVIPLYGASLQDVQPSTGTYQAVDGQHVIWTIDAVDGHQNTSGNIEIAADSDHGANGEELFFPIRVALSSQVSIAHVNVTEVVSTQNGNAVPFSQQLRLVSDSVQVL; via the coding sequence ATGACCGTCATCTCTGCCGGAGTTGTAAACAAGCAGGGCCGCATCGTGCTTGCGCGTCAGTTCACGGACATTAGCCGCGTCCGCATCGAAGGTCTTCTCTCCGCCTTCCCGCGGCTGCTCGAGTCGTCGATGAGCAAGCAGGTCACGTACATCGACGCCGGCACGGTGCGCTACGTCTACCAGCCCATCGAGGAGCTTTTCCTGGTGTTGGTCACGACAACGAAGAGCAACATCGTCGAGGACCTTGCCACGCTGCATCTCATGGGTCGGTTGATTCCCGAGTACGTGCCGGAGGGCATCACGGAGGCCTCGCTGGAAGCGCACTCCTTCGAAGTTTTCTTCGCCCTCGACGAGGTAGTAGTGTGCGGGAAGCGCGAGAACAGCACAGTGGAGCAGATTCGCGTGTACCTCGAGATGGACTCGTACGAGGAGCGCATGGCGCtcgaggagaagcagcggcaaatggcagaggcgaagaagaTTACGgccgagcacgcgcgcaagaTGCGCGAGCGGCGCATGGCTGGCGGCGGCCCGACTGGTGGCGTGTACGGCGGCATCAGCTCTGATGACCCGAACTACGGCGgcttcggcagcagctctgccgctggcggcaaCATGAGCCTGtacaccggcggcggtggtggcatgGAGACGGCGTACCCGGCGCCTTCGGCGACGATCAGCTCGCACACATCCGCTCCCCTTaagatggcggcagcgccgcgcagcggcatgTGTCTTGGCAAGGCACGCAAgaccgacatcagcagcaagATCCAGAAGGAGATGGGCATCACGGCATCGCAGGCGCCTGACGCCTTTGGTGGGGCGAGTGACCCGGTGGCGATGGGGCATAACGCAGTGGAACTACCGGTTGCTATggtgccgcaggaggcggtgaaCATTACCGTTGAAGAGAAGATGAGCGCAACGCTGCAGCGTGAGGGCGAGCCGACTCCGATAGACATCAAGGGTGAGCTCACTGTCCTCGTGGCAGACCCGCAGCAGGACCACATCAAGCTCATGTTGGCGCCGGTGAGCGACGCCTTCACGttccgcgcgcacgccaagGTGAACAAGACGCTGTTCGCCAGTGACCAGGTGCTCGCCATGGCGGACGGCAAGCCGTTtccggtgcagcagccggtCACCATTCTTCGATGGCGTCTCTCCAACTCCTCCGTCACCGCACCGATTAACTTCACGTGCTGGCCAGAGTCAAGCAGCATTACGATCGAGTACGAGCTGGCCGACCCGAAcacgcggccgctgcagcccgtGCGCTTGGTCATCCCTCTCTACGGCGCCAGCCTGCAAGATGTGCAGCCGTCAACAGGCACGTACCAGGCGGTGGACGGCCAGCACGTGATCTGGACGATCGACGCCGTGGATGGTCACCAAAATACGAGCGGCAATATTGAGATCGCCGCGGACAGCGACCACGGCGCCAACGGCGAGGAGCTCTTCTTCCCAATCCGCGTTGCCCTCTCTTCCCAGGTCAGCATCGCGCACGTTAATGTGACGGAGGTGGTGTCGACCCAGAACGGCAACGCGGTGCCCTTCAGCCAGCAGTTGCGCTTGGTGAGTGACAGTGTGCAGGTGCTGTAA
- the CYP13 gene encoding putative cyclophilin 13: protein MNPLSTRRLGGIATPGSALSGTCYVSHTTRPARTMCWMKLAVFTQFPVVPSLAGTQVQGRQDLLASTAGAGTPEETSLFLQIELFDDECPQLCANFRRLCNGQSTTRQGQVYCYQGLTPSYCGTYFHKIIPSYCVQGGDITMRVKPGGTNSYSSAGRTWLPDEFKKRRHNEIGLVSMANNGPNSNGSQFFITTSAAHERAFNGRHCCIGRVVHGLDAFIALVAPFGNVEGHPSKYAVVVDCGEGEAPTLMSASSSPAAVSQASMAISETETARSSPAADTRSATVEEAPAELDIHYREQPPQLQLQHHQAADGTGVMAALSPSGAAAAAAPPSISPAQPLKSSLKGKTTAASEATKTHAKHVTYQL from the coding sequence ATGAACCCCCTGTCGACGCGGCGCCTTGGGGGCATTGCGACCCCCGGCTCGGCACTTTCGGGTACCTGCTACGTGAGCCACACCACAAGGCCAGCCCGCACTATGTGCTGGATGAAGCTGGCGGTCTTCACGCAGTTCCCGGTCGTCCCATCGCTGGCCGGCACGCAGGTGCAGGGCCGCCAGGACTTGCTCGCCTCtaccgccggcgccggcaccccCGAGGAAACAAGCTTGTTTCTTCAGATCGAGCTCTTCGACGACGAGTGCCCGCAGCTCTGCGCGAATttccgccgcctctgcaacGGGCAGTCGACAACGCGGCAGGGACAGGTGTACTGCTACCAAGGCCTCACCCCAAGCTACTGCGGCACGTATTTCCACAAGATCATACCCTCTTACTGCGTCCAGGGGGGTGACATCACCATGCGCGTGAAGCCTGGCGGCACGAACAGCTacagcagcgctggccgCACTTGGCTTCCGGATGAGTTCAAGAAGCGACGCCATAACGAAATCGGGCTCGTTTCCATGGCGAACAACGGTCCCAACTCGAACGGGTCACAGTTCTTCATCACCACCTCGGCGGCGCATGAGCGCGCCTTCAAcggccgccactgctgcatcGGTCGTGTTGTGCACGGCCTTGACGCCTTCATAGCGCTCGTCGCCCCATTCGGCAACGTCGAGGGGCATCCGTCCAAGTACGCGGTGGTAGTGGACTgtggcgaaggagaggcgccgacgctgatgtcggcatcgtcgtcgcccgcTGCAGTATCCCAGGCGTCGATGGCGATATcagagacggagacggcgcggtcgtctcctgcagccgACACGCGGTCCGCGACCGTCGAGgaagcgcctgcagagctgGACATACATTACCGTGAGCAGCCGCCGCAactccagctgcagcatcaCCAAGCCGCGGATGGCACCGGTGTGATGGCGGCCCTGTCCCCGTccggagccgctgcagccgcggcgcccccctccatctcccctgcgcagccgctgaagAGCTCCTTAAAGGGAAaaacgacggcggcgtcggaggcaaCCAAGACGCATGCGAAGCATGTAACGTATCAGCTGTGA